Proteins encoded together in one candidate division WOR-3 bacterium window:
- a CDS encoding thiamine pyrophosphate-dependent enzyme translates to MAESLFLSTKPLPFCPGCSHHLVVRHTAKALEQLGLKPLEVVLVTDIGCHGIVDPYFRTHTVHGLHGRSSALGAGIAAARKGGKVVVYLGDGGASIGLQHLIECARMNFPLTVLVLNNMLYGMTGGQPSSLTPCGFRTPLRPEGKLEPHYDLCRIVHSAGAEYVSRVNGTGDFSAALVEAFGIPGFSLVEVVETCTSYGLKFNPGQKTGEIAHNAGLEFGVWRNPGKSVFRLSLNTNRGSLFKESSIAVQWTAKLQNRLGILVGGSAGGRVQQAAEMLARASIASGLYATKKGTYPVTVGTGYSIAELILARQPIRYSGIEVPEVAVIVSPDGLSYSEGLLGEMKGGLLLIDEALNSPSTGAKVVTQPFVKTAGTKNAALLALLYLLKITETVPVAALLNEIKMASREGPEVASRLEKQLGQLEGKSDSNEVAKERD, encoded by the coding sequence ATGGCTGAGTCATTATTTTTATCAACAAAACCGCTGCCGTTTTGTCCCGGCTGCTCGCACCATCTTGTGGTGCGCCACACCGCCAAGGCGCTGGAGCAACTTGGTTTGAAACCGCTGGAGGTGGTTCTGGTAACCGACATCGGTTGTCACGGCATTGTTGACCCGTATTTTCGCACCCACACGGTTCACGGTTTACACGGCCGTTCTTCAGCGCTCGGGGCAGGAATTGCGGCGGCGCGGAAAGGGGGCAAGGTTGTTGTTTACCTCGGTGATGGGGGGGCTTCAATCGGACTTCAGCATCTGATTGAGTGCGCCCGGATGAACTTCCCGCTGACGGTTCTGGTGTTGAACAATATGCTCTATGGAATGACGGGCGGTCAGCCAAGTTCTCTTACCCCCTGCGGATTCCGAACCCCATTGCGTCCCGAGGGCAAATTAGAGCCCCATTACGACCTGTGCCGGATAGTTCACAGCGCGGGTGCCGAATATGTGAGCCGGGTCAATGGGACGGGTGATTTTTCCGCGGCACTTGTCGAGGCGTTTGGAATACCCGGGTTTTCTCTTGTCGAGGTGGTGGAGACCTGTACGAGTTACGGGTTAAAGTTCAATCCCGGACAGAAGACCGGTGAGATTGCGCACAATGCCGGATTGGAGTTTGGTGTGTGGCGCAACCCGGGAAAGTCCGTGTTCCGGTTGTCTTTGAACACCAACCGGGGTTCACTTTTTAAAGAAAGTTCCATTGCCGTACAGTGGACGGCAAAACTGCAAAATCGGTTGGGTATTTTGGTGGGAGGTTCAGCAGGGGGCCGGGTTCAGCAAGCCGCTGAGATGCTGGCAAGAGCCTCAATCGCCAGTGGTCTTTATGCAACAAAAAAGGGAACCTATCCGGTTACGGTGGGTACAGGTTACTCAATTGCCGAGCTGATTCTTGCCCGACAGCCAATAAGGTATTCGGGTATTGAGGTTCCCGAAGTGGCGGTGATTGTTTCTCCGGATGGTCTTTCCTATTCAGAAGGGTTGCTGGGCGAAATGAAGGGTGGGTTGTTGCTCATCGATGAGGCGCTTAATTCACCGTCAACCGGGGCAAAGGTGGTAACACAGCCTTTTGTTAAAACCGCCGGGACCAAAAACGCCGCACTGTTAGCACTACTTTACCTTTTGAAAATTACGGAGACAGTTCCGGTTGCGGCGCTTTTAAACGAAATTAAGATGGCGAGCCGGGAAGGGCCAGAAGTCGCCTCTCGGCTTGAGAAACAGTTGGGACAATTAGAGGGTAAATCGGACAGTAATGAGGTGGCAAAAGAAAGGGATTAA
- the purB gene encoding adenylosuccinate lyase, which yields MSLRYTTPEMAQLWSEEAKFGSWLEVEKAVATVQAEMGIIPKEAARAIQRASFKVKEIERFEKITNHDVIAFTRSVARSIGEWGRFVHYGLTSYDVVDTALALRCTRAWEVVITALEELKATVVRLAIEYQDTPMMGRTHGVHAEPITFGLKCLSWLAEVARGIERARRAKEDIGYGKISGVVGAYTILPPEVEREVLKRLGLKVEPVSTQVIPRDRHASTLLTIALIAGGLERIATEIRNLQRTEIGELGEPFGKGQAGSSAMPHKKNPIVCERVCSLVRVIRGYALVSLENIALWHERDLTNSAAERIVIPEGFILLHYCLRQMNKVLAGLVVDEEKMKRNLVLSGETFYSQSLLSALVEKGLSRTRAYRLVQKLAFEATARGERFPERARQNRQVQRLLTPEELERVFDIKRLLKNVKAVYRRLGLLPGRGAKGQG from the coding sequence ATGAGTTTGAGATATACAACCCCGGAAATGGCACAACTCTGGAGCGAAGAGGCAAAATTCGGCTCCTGGCTTGAGGTTGAGAAGGCGGTGGCAACCGTTCAGGCAGAGATGGGGATTATCCCAAAGGAGGCAGCGCGCGCCATCCAGCGTGCCAGTTTTAAGGTCAAGGAGATTGAGCGGTTTGAAAAAATTACCAATCACGATGTGATTGCCTTTACCCGCAGTGTTGCCCGAAGTATTGGTGAGTGGGGGCGGTTTGTTCATTATGGGCTGACTTCTTACGATGTTGTGGATACGGCGCTGGCGTTGCGTTGTACTCGTGCCTGGGAGGTTGTCATAACAGCGCTTGAGGAGTTAAAGGCGACCGTTGTCCGGTTGGCGATTGAGTATCAGGACACGCCGATGATGGGCAGGACGCATGGCGTCCACGCCGAGCCGATTACCTTCGGTCTAAAATGCCTTTCCTGGCTGGCAGAGGTTGCGCGGGGTATTGAGCGGGCGCGCCGGGCAAAGGAGGATATTGGTTACGGGAAGATTTCCGGGGTTGTCGGTGCCTATACGATACTCCCCCCTGAAGTGGAAAGAGAGGTGCTTAAGCGTCTGGGTTTGAAGGTGGAGCCGGTTTCGACGCAGGTTATTCCCCGGGACCGACATGCATCAACCCTGCTTACCATCGCACTGATTGCCGGTGGATTGGAACGCATCGCAACCGAAATAAGAAATCTGCAGCGGACCGAAATCGGTGAACTGGGAGAACCGTTTGGGAAAGGTCAGGCGGGCTCATCCGCGATGCCCCACAAGAAGAACCCAATTGTCTGCGAGCGGGTCTGTTCTCTGGTCCGGGTGATTCGCGGCTATGCACTGGTGTCGCTCGAGAACATCGCCCTGTGGCACGAGCGGGACCTGACCAACTCCGCGGCTGAGAGAATCGTTATTCCTGAAGGGTTCATTTTGCTGCATTACTGTCTGCGTCAGATGAACAAGGTGCTTGCCGGACTGGTGGTCGATGAGGAGAAGATGAAAAGGAATTTGGTTTTATCCGGGGAGACATTTTACTCCCAGTCTTTGCTTTCAGCGCTGGTGGAAAAGGGGCTGAGTCGCACCCGTGCGTACCGGCTGGTTCAAAAACTTGCCTTTGAGGCAACGGCACGGGGCGAAAGGTTTCCCGAGCGGGCACGGCAGAACCGGCAGGTCCAGAGGTTATTAACACCGGAAGAGCTGGAACGGGTGTTTGACATCAAGCGACTTTTGAAGAATGTTAAGGCGGTTTACCGGCGACTTGGGCTTTTGCCGGGCAGAGGGGCAAAAGGTCAGGGGTAA
- a CDS encoding trypsin-like peptidase domain-containing protein, protein MNRVYIKFVLLVGLIFPVSCGALPQAPVERQKVSRTAIQDDVSRSRVNAIVLAAQNVSPAVVSVVVTQTRVVSYEPFGIFGFDDFFRDFFPRHTFRQEIKSMGSGVIVDQRGYIVTNAHVVNNATRIKVTLPDNRSFEAELVAVDLDRDLALLKIPGGNLPVATLGNSDDLMIGEWAIAIGNPFGFLMEDAQPTVTVGVISALHRDIKSGRGNAVYTDMIQTDAAINPGNSGGPLVNALGEVIGINTFIFSHAGGSEGVGFARPINEVKRFIDEALGQASSDYEKFATRIGAVVADINPALRTRFGIAHKKGVVMVEVKSNSIAEKIGLMPGDVILLSNGKVVDGARSLKERIDRQGRFIDLVIDRQGEQLRILYQW, encoded by the coding sequence GTGAACAGGGTTTATATCAAATTTGTTTTGCTCGTCGGTTTGATTTTTCCCGTGTCCTGCGGCGCGCTGCCTCAGGCACCGGTTGAACGGCAGAAGGTCTCCCGGACTGCGATCCAGGATGATGTTAGCCGTTCCCGGGTTAATGCGATTGTTCTTGCCGCCCAAAATGTAAGTCCGGCGGTGGTTTCGGTCGTAGTGACTCAGACCCGGGTGGTGAGTTATGAGCCTTTTGGCATCTTTGGGTTTGACGACTTCTTCCGGGACTTTTTCCCCCGCCACACATTCCGGCAGGAGATTAAATCGATGGGCTCGGGGGTAATTGTTGACCAGCGCGGGTACATTGTGACTAATGCCCATGTGGTTAACAACGCTACCCGGATTAAGGTAACGCTGCCGGACAATCGCAGTTTTGAGGCGGAACTGGTGGCGGTGGACCTGGACCGCGACCTGGCGCTTTTGAAGATTCCGGGGGGGAATTTGCCAGTTGCGACGCTCGGTAACTCTGACGACTTGATGATTGGCGAATGGGCGATTGCGATTGGTAACCCGTTTGGGTTTCTGATGGAGGACGCCCAGCCGACCGTTACGGTTGGTGTGATATCGGCGTTGCACCGCGACATTAAGTCGGGCCGGGGCAATGCGGTTTATACCGATATGATTCAGACCGATGCGGCAATTAACCCTGGCAATTCTGGAGGTCCGCTGGTCAATGCGCTGGGCGAGGTTATCGGGATTAACACCTTTATCTTCTCTCATGCCGGTGGTTCAGAAGGGGTCGGCTTTGCCCGACCGATAAATGAGGTAAAACGGTTTATCGATGAGGCGCTGGGTCAGGCATCAAGCGATTACGAAAAGTTTGCCACGAGGATTGGGGCGGTGGTTGCGGACATCAATCCGGCACTGCGGACGAGATTCGGCATCGCCCATAAGAAAGGGGTGGTGATGGTAGAGGTAAAGAGTAACAGTATCGCGGAGAAGATTGGTTTAATGCCGGGTGATGTGATTCTTTTGAGCAACGGCAAGGTGGTTGATGGTGCGCGCAGTTTGAAGGAGCGTATCGACCGGCAGGGGCGTTTTATCGACCTGGTAATTGACCGCCAGGGTGAACAGTTAAGGATTCTGTACCAGTGGTAA
- the rpmH gene encoding 50S ribosomal protein L34 encodes MPKRTYQPSKIHRKRTHGFRARMRKVGGRRVLSNRRRKGRRRLTV; translated from the coding sequence ATGCCAAAAAGAACTTATCAACCATCAAAGATTCATCGCAAGCGCACCCATGGCTTTCGCGCCCGGATGAGAAAAGTCGGCGGCAGACGGGTGCTCAGCAATCGTCGGCGTAAAGGCCGTCGTCGTCTGACCGTATGA
- the rnpA gene encoding ribonuclease P protein component, translating to MRESLKREEIVRGHRLLMALVRSGKKVSGNALILSFHQQPEHNQESIPPCRVAIHLSKKIKGAVVRNRLKRRLREIFRRNKNWFSPGFDYLIQARPSAVHLTFDQLKHELQHLACATNFSSPNKTLSPSLMEGNKRDGANYCTNAINPTKPVVYKQGSGNAQNPA from the coding sequence ATGCGCGAGAGCCTGAAACGAGAGGAGATTGTCCGGGGTCACCGGCTACTCATGGCGCTTGTCCGCTCCGGCAAAAAGGTGAGCGGCAATGCCCTTATCCTCTCTTTCCATCAACAGCCTGAACACAACCAGGAATCTATCCCGCCTTGTCGGGTTGCAATCCATTTAAGCAAAAAAATCAAGGGTGCGGTGGTCCGGAACCGGCTCAAGCGCCGGCTCCGGGAAATCTTTCGCCGTAACAAAAACTGGTTCTCTCCCGGGTTTGACTATCTAATTCAGGCTCGTCCCAGTGCGGTTCACCTGACCTTTGACCAGTTAAAACACGAACTCCAACACCTTGCCTGCGCCACTAACTTTTCTTCCCCTAATAAAACTCTTTCCCCGTCCTTGATGGAGGGAAACAAAAGGGATGGTGCCAATTATTGTACAAACGCCATTAACCCAACAAAACCGGTTGTTTACAAACAAGGAAGCGGCAATGCTCAAAACCCTGCTTAA
- the yidD gene encoding membrane protein insertion efficiency factor YidD — protein MLKTLLKLLIRLYQWTLGTVLPNSCRFTPTCSHYALQALDKHGVGTGILLTVRRLLRCHPFSAGGYDPVPEKTQLKGVKK, from the coding sequence ATGCTCAAAACCCTGCTTAAACTGCTAATCCGGCTCTACCAATGGACCCTGGGCACCGTTCTGCCCAACTCCTGCCGATTCACCCCCACCTGCTCCCATTACGCCCTTCAGGCGCTCGACAAACACGGCGTCGGCACCGGCATCCTGCTTACCGTCCGGCGTCTATTACGCTGCCACCCCTTTTCTGCCGGTGGCTACGACCCGGTGCCCGAAAAAACCCAATTAAAAGGAGTAAAAAAATGA
- the yidC gene encoding membrane protein insertase YidC, which produces MSDNLRMLIGFAIIVLILILYPMILPRKPKPLPVPDTLPTPSAPVPQETVALTLQPAVQPLVPETTIVLENQFLKLGLTSQGGGIKSCYLKQYQVQLVPENSTLLANTELLNLPATVTQTESAVTFIYNLPQGQLKKTWVLGKDYTLTVNFAGLSFPSTLTFDARAGIPTTEKEVKEDLANFHFYARSEGRISQIATASLRKKPFVNSADWVGLKSKYFFLALVNQTGKFDSVRAEPLADNRIGFTASVKTPNSPNFLVYAGPIEYNRLRSFRLGFENVVSLGWLKPIALAILYLLRLFYNLVRNWGWAIVLFSFLMKAIFYPLSRTQIRQMRQLQLLQPKIEELKKKYKDDPQMLNQETMRLYQIYKVNPLSGCLPLLVQMPVFFALYAVLRNFIELRGAHFLLWLKDLSQPDTLFGHIPRGVPLIGGFAIGLLPILMGISFIAQNLMTSTDKRNWAMTIIFPVFITAIFLNLSSGLQLYWFVYNILSILESLIATKGGALWQKIKKSPNLGVS; this is translated from the coding sequence ATGAGCGACAACCTGCGAATGTTAATCGGTTTTGCCATCATCGTGCTAATCCTCATCCTCTATCCGATGATTCTGCCCCGAAAACCAAAGCCACTGCCCGTGCCCGACACCCTCCCGACACCTTCCGCACCTGTGCCCCAGGAAACGGTTGCCCTCACCTTACAACCTGCGGTTCAACCTCTGGTCCCGGAAACCACCATCGTGCTGGAAAACCAATTCTTAAAGTTGGGGTTAACCAGCCAGGGCGGCGGAATCAAATCTTGCTATCTGAAACAGTACCAGGTGCAACTGGTACCGGAAAACAGCACCCTGCTCGCCAACACCGAACTCCTGAATTTACCGGCAACCGTCACCCAGACCGAATCCGCAGTTACCTTTATCTACAACCTTCCTCAGGGTCAACTGAAAAAGACCTGGGTACTGGGAAAAGATTACACTCTCACTGTCAACTTCGCCGGACTATCTTTCCCAAGCACACTGACATTTGATGCCCGGGCAGGCATTCCAACAACCGAGAAGGAGGTCAAAGAGGACCTCGCCAACTTCCACTTCTACGCCCGCAGCGAAGGCAGGATAAGTCAGATTGCAACCGCCAGCCTGCGCAAAAAACCGTTTGTTAATAGCGCCGACTGGGTCGGCTTGAAGTCAAAATACTTCTTCCTTGCCTTGGTAAACCAGACCGGCAAATTTGATTCGGTCCGGGCCGAACCGCTCGCCGACAACCGGATCGGGTTCACTGCTTCCGTAAAAACTCCTAACAGCCCAAACTTCCTCGTCTATGCCGGGCCAATCGAATACAACCGGCTCCGCTCCTTTCGTCTCGGATTTGAAAATGTTGTCAGTCTGGGCTGGCTCAAACCAATCGCCCTTGCCATCCTCTACCTCCTGCGCCTGTTCTACAATCTGGTGCGCAACTGGGGCTGGGCAATTGTCCTGTTCTCCTTTCTGATGAAGGCGATTTTCTATCCCCTGTCCCGCACCCAGATAAGACAGATGCGCCAGTTACAACTTCTCCAGCCCAAGATTGAGGAACTGAAAAAGAAGTACAAAGACGACCCCCAAATGCTCAACCAGGAGACGATGCGCCTTTACCAAATTTACAAGGTGAACCCGCTCTCCGGTTGCTTACCGCTCCTTGTCCAGATGCCGGTGTTCTTTGCCCTTTACGCCGTCCTGCGCAACTTCATCGAACTGCGCGGCGCCCACTTCCTTCTCTGGCTCAAAGACCTGTCCCAGCCCGACACCCTATTCGGCCATATCCCCAGGGGCGTGCCGCTCATCGGCGGGTTTGCCATCGGTCTCCTGCCTATCCTTATGGGAATTTCATTCATTGCCCAGAACCTTATGACCTCAACCGACAAACGCAACTGGGCGATGACCATTATCTTTCCGGTCTTCATCACCGCTATTTTCCTCAACCTTTCCAGCGGTCTGCAGTTGTACTGGTTTGTCTATAATATACTCTCGATTCTGGAGAGTTTAATCGCAACCAAAGGAGGTGCTCTATGGCAGAAAATCAAAAAGTCCCCGAATCTGGGGGTGAGTTAA
- the mnmE gene encoding tRNA uridine-5-carboxymethylaminomethyl(34) synthesis GTPase MnmE, giving the protein MPWAQDRGAMSLLHQSIPDRGHRMQPDTIVAPATPAGVSALAVVRISGPRTRSILRRLVPDFPLKKGRTPIVKVTWLKDEKKQPVDQVVITLFPGPHSYTGEDLAEISCHGSPLIIDLIVSLCQRYGCRTAEPGEFTRRAVLNGKLTLSRAEALGALVYASNLQAHRSLIAAYQGATSRFVNQLGAELRQLYSFTEYLLGFDEQEQINATPLNKQTRELITQLNRTLQQAEQNRFLFEPARVTIIGRPNVGKSSLFNRLLGAERAIISPIPGTTRDYLDATTTLNGVTIRLIDTCGFDPKTKNPLTRLGTRKTEIALKNSDLLIVVFDGSERARAQDRAILALTENFPKIYVINKSDLNRHLEQNLLPRTAIALSCKTGAGINRLKKALARRLQVSALSSVCPIINRRQIEALVTCRNHLHASLSSPDLETRSLEIRAALDALATIDQPLTSEEVLDRIFENFCVGK; this is encoded by the coding sequence ATGCCGTGGGCACAGGACCGCGGCGCAATGTCATTATTGCACCAATCGATACCGGACCGCGGCCATCGGATGCAGCCTGACACTATTGTTGCGCCGGCAACACCCGCCGGGGTCAGCGCCCTTGCGGTCGTTCGGATATCAGGACCCAGAACCCGTTCGATCCTGCGCCGTCTCGTGCCCGACTTTCCCCTCAAAAAAGGGCGCACCCCGATTGTAAAAGTCACCTGGCTCAAAGACGAAAAAAAACAGCCGGTTGACCAGGTAGTGATAACCTTATTTCCCGGACCGCACTCCTACACCGGCGAGGACCTTGCCGAAATCTCCTGCCATGGCAGCCCCTTGATTATTGACCTCATCGTCAGTCTGTGCCAGCGCTATGGCTGTCGAACTGCCGAACCGGGTGAGTTCACCCGCCGCGCCGTCCTCAACGGCAAACTCACCCTTTCCCGGGCTGAGGCGCTCGGTGCACTTGTCTACGCCAGCAACCTTCAGGCACACCGCTCCCTCATCGCCGCCTATCAGGGTGCGACCAGCCGGTTTGTCAATCAACTCGGCGCAGAATTACGCCAGCTCTACTCCTTTACCGAATACCTCCTCGGATTTGACGAACAAGAACAAATAAACGCCACCCCGCTCAACAAACAAACAAGAGAACTCATCACCCAGCTCAACCGGACGCTCCAACAGGCAGAACAGAACCGTTTTCTCTTTGAACCGGCGCGGGTGACAATTATCGGCCGCCCCAATGTCGGCAAATCGAGCCTGTTCAATCGCCTCCTCGGTGCAGAACGGGCAATCATCAGCCCCATCCCCGGCACAACTCGCGACTACCTTGACGCCACCACAACGCTCAACGGCGTTACCATCCGGCTCATCGACACCTGCGGCTTTGACCCTAAAACCAAAAACCCCTTGACCCGGCTCGGCACCCGCAAAACCGAAATCGCCCTCAAAAACAGCGACCTCCTCATTGTGGTGTTTGACGGCTCGGAACGGGCGCGGGCGCAAGACCGGGCGATTCTTGCCTTAACCGAAAATTTCCCTAAAATTTATGTTATCAACAAGAGCGACCTCAACCGTCATCTTGAACAAAACCTTTTACCCCGCACGGCAATCGCTCTGTCGTGCAAAACCGGTGCCGGCATCAACCGGTTAAAAAAGGCGCTCGCCCGCCGTCTGCAAGTTTCTGCGCTAAGCTCAGTTTGCCCAATCATCAACCGACGCCAGATTGAGGCGCTCGTCACCTGCCGCAACCACCTCCACGCCAGCCTTTCAAGCCCGGACCTCGAAACCCGCAGTTTGGAAATCCGTGCGGCGCTTGACGCCCTCGCCACAATCGACCAGCCGCTTACCAGTGAAGAGGTGCTCGACCGCATCTTTGAAAACTTCTGCGTTGGCAAATGA
- a CDS encoding universal stress protein, with protein sequence MIEQILLWLDDSAAARAAATWALNLAQHLSARVYALYILPPEHKPATSRTRKVSTEKEEKAWELLYEVEDEAFNQNVRISLLLESGEPLERFREILTGYNPDLIVVGTAGPLSSEEIIRQSPQPVVFVKKTPAHAGNNKED encoded by the coding sequence ATGATTGAACAGATTCTCCTCTGGCTTGACGACAGCGCCGCCGCCCGTGCCGCTGCCACCTGGGCACTGAACCTTGCCCAGCACCTTTCGGCTCGGGTTTACGCCCTCTACATCCTGCCCCCGGAACACAAACCGGCAACATCCCGCACCCGAAAAGTAAGTACCGAAAAAGAGGAAAAAGCCTGGGAACTTCTCTATGAAGTTGAGGACGAGGCGTTTAACCAGAATGTCCGGATTTCATTACTTCTCGAATCGGGCGAACCGCTGGAGCGGTTTCGGGAAATTCTCACCGGTTACAACCCGGACCTGATTGTCGTGGGCACCGCTGGTCCGCTCTCATCCGAAGAAATTATCCGACAATCACCCCAACCGGTGGTGTTTGTCAAAAAAACACCCGCCCATGCGGGAAACAACAAGGAGGATTGA
- a CDS encoding PTS sugar transporter subunit IIA, translating to MLKKVSELLPRTAVILELAAREKGAVIKELAAPLIQAGFVTDENQFVSAILRRENLESTGIGFGVAIPHARTDAAVTTVLAFGRSSAGVDFSSLDGKPSHLIFLIASPETMKREYIWTLAKLSSLLRRDEVRTGLLKAQTVDEVYALIERYERY from the coding sequence ATGCTGAAAAAGGTTTCAGAACTACTTCCCCGTACGGCTGTAATTCTCGAACTTGCCGCCCGAGAAAAAGGGGCGGTGATCAAAGAACTTGCCGCCCCGCTTATTCAAGCCGGGTTTGTCACCGACGAAAACCAGTTTGTCAGCGCCATTCTGCGCCGGGAAAACTTGGAGAGTACCGGCATCGGCTTTGGTGTGGCAATTCCCCACGCCCGCACCGACGCCGCCGTTACCACCGTTCTTGCCTTTGGCCGTTCCAGCGCTGGCGTTGACTTCTCCTCGCTCGACGGCAAACCCTCCCATTTAATCTTCCTCATCGCCTCACCCGAGACGATGAAACGGGAGTACATCTGGACCCTTGCCAAACTGTCCAGTTTGCTGCGCCGCGATGAGGTGCGCACCGGGCTCCTCAAAGCCCAGACGGTTGATGAAGTTTACGCGCTGATCGAGCGTTACGAACGGTATTAA
- the argS gene encoding arginine--tRNA ligase yields the protein MVTNYTLGRARQLLIEKFQQLGYSLTPDEIRTGVPGVEADLAIPVFRLAKTVGQNPDDLARTITQRLDLTATLFSSVQPLKGYINLRFHPEKFARAVFADYQAAPEKYGSFTLGKGKTVVIDYSSPNIAKPFSVGHLRSTVIGQALKNILSYLGYQVIGDNHLGDWGTQFGKLLAAYELWGDETKLKQNPTLHLLDLYVRFHEKAKQDPGLENKARDWFRRLEQGDSEARARWQQFVHLSLQEFQKIYQLLGITFDVTLGESFYAPYLQDVVDRALKKGVAQKKVPPRDEKNIPEDIAPEEPVVLIPLDQMGIDVPLILQKSDGTSLYATREIATVEYRIKTWQPEKILYVVGNEQELYFKQFNAALKLLGITTPCIHINFGLIRLPQGKLSTREGRVILLEDVIKEAIERAKRVLMSRDLPEEEKEDIARKVGIGAIKYADLSQNRRKEVVFDWNRMLSLDGDSAPYLQYAYTRTRSILRKAFPIDLSKAAPGLLTAPEEQTLILHSARFPDAILGAAENYEPHRIANHLYALARDFSTFYDRIPVLGAETDDLRLARLALVEMTGTILKTGLNLLGIEVMERM from the coding sequence ATGGTAACAAACTACACCCTGGGCCGGGCCCGGCAACTCCTGATAGAAAAGTTTCAGCAGCTGGGCTACTCTCTCACCCCGGATGAAATCCGCACCGGTGTGCCGGGTGTTGAAGCCGACCTCGCAATTCCGGTTTTCCGGCTGGCAAAAACCGTCGGTCAAAACCCCGACGACCTCGCCCGCACCATCACTCAGCGCCTTGACCTCACCGCCACCCTGTTCTCTTCGGTTCAACCGCTCAAAGGTTATATCAATCTGCGCTTCCACCCGGAGAAGTTTGCGCGCGCCGTATTTGCCGACTACCAAGCGGCACCGGAAAAGTACGGCAGTTTTACTTTGGGCAAAGGCAAAACGGTGGTCATCGACTACTCATCACCCAACATCGCCAAACCCTTCTCGGTGGGCCATCTCCGCTCCACCGTCATTGGTCAGGCGTTAAAAAACATCCTCTCCTATCTCGGCTACCAGGTGATTGGTGACAACCACCTTGGTGACTGGGGAACCCAGTTTGGCAAACTCCTTGCCGCTTACGAACTCTGGGGCGATGAAACCAAATTAAAACAAAACCCCACCCTCCACCTCCTTGACCTCTATGTGCGATTCCACGAAAAGGCAAAACAGGACCCCGGTCTTGAAAACAAAGCGCGGGATTGGTTCCGCCGGCTCGAACAGGGCGACTCAGAAGCCCGTGCCCGCTGGCAGCAGTTTGTCCATCTCAGCCTCCAGGAGTTTCAAAAAATTTATCAACTCCTCGGTATCACCTTCGATGTCACCCTCGGGGAAAGTTTTTACGCCCCCTACCTCCAGGATGTAGTTGACCGGGCATTGAAAAAAGGCGTTGCCCAGAAAAAAGTACCGCCCCGGGATGAAAAAAATATCCCCGAAGACATCGCCCCGGAAGAACCGGTCGTCCTCATTCCCCTTGACCAGATGGGTATTGATGTCCCTCTCATCCTGCAAAAATCAGACGGCACCAGCCTCTACGCCACCCGGGAAATCGCCACCGTTGAATACCGCATCAAAACCTGGCAGCCCGAAAAAATCCTCTATGTCGTGGGCAACGAACAGGAACTGTACTTCAAACAGTTCAACGCCGCCCTCAAACTGCTGGGCATCACCACCCCCTGCATCCACATCAACTTTGGCTTAATACGTCTGCCCCAAGGCAAACTTTCCACCCGGGAAGGTCGGGTAATCCTCCTCGAAGATGTCATCAAAGAGGCGATAGAACGGGCAAAGCGGGTTTTGATGAGCCGGGACCTGCCCGAAGAAGAAAAAGAGGATATCGCCCGCAAGGTTGGCATCGGTGCCATCAAATACGCCGACCTCTCCCAGAACCGGCGCAAAGAGGTCGTGTTCGACTGGAACCGCATGCTCTCCCTTGACGGCGACTCTGCCCCCTACCTTCAATACGCCTACACCCGCACCCGCTCCATCCTGCGCAAAGCATTTCCGATTGACCTGTCCAAAGCCGCGCCCGGCCTCCTTACCGCCCCGGAAGAACAGACCCTAATACTCCACAGCGCCCGCTTCCCTGACGCCATCCTTGGTGCGGCTGAAAACTACGAACCCCATCGCATCGCCAACCACCTTTACGCCCTTGCCCGGGACTTCTCCACCTTTTACGACCGCATCCCGGTCCTGGGCGCTGAAACCGACGATTTGCGTCTTGCCCGGCTCGCCCTTGTTGAAATGACCGGCACTATCCTCAAAACCGGGCTTAACCTGCTCGGCATCGAAGTGATGGAACGGATGTAA